One Electrophorus electricus isolate fEleEle1 chromosome 10, fEleEle1.pri, whole genome shotgun sequence genomic region harbors:
- the ecm1b gene encoding extracellular matrix protein 1, whose translation MGTLRGYLFLLMAFVVKASEEHMLQKEISLIDVMAQSKVSPEPPDKQWMGETDFSHRQKVGPRSMGPHIPFPPAHPTHSNLQAICSHGNHRPRYPKDMLPTSGFGYLYRQAQAINQLESWFTECCSSVTEDKQLTLCCVQQAWEESLSAFCNEEFTIKTKQYHCCMKEAGARWECFKKNAPDQSYQASDHKSWTNIPSQTFNFNPGTCQKTRSEVTHSALREKGTPDISFPLGRPNSANIGSICANRKQRPRYLSKCLPSSDYDWLARQSKAINGLEKGFSQCCKEKKDEQACAEKKWKKMVDMFCKEEKAAKAKHFDCCKKERGEEQYDCFAAAAPNPDYILEDASGAASQAHPTLEVLCVSENSPETQFTQRALQFPESLFVPHCCHLVEENRSACFERELNKFESNLCKDDQNSMPCCMKKAESRNKCFTKQLLRNIPDLNRISRNKKCPISS comes from the exons ATGGGGACGTTACGGGGATACTTGTTTTTGCTGATGGCATTTGTGGTGAAGGCGTCGGAAG AGCACATGTTACAAAAAGAAATTTCACTCATCG ACGTGATGGCGCAGTCAAAGGTGTCTCCTGAACCTCCTGATAAACAGTGGATGGGTGAAACAG ATTTTTCACATCGGCAAAAAGTTGGGCCCCGCTCCATGGGACCGCACATTCCCTTTCCTCCAGCCCATCCAACCCACAGCAACCTCCAAGCCATCTGTAGTCATGGTAACCATCGCCCCCGATATCCCAAGGACATGCTGCCTACGAGTGGCTTTGGTTACCTGTACCGTCAGGCCCAAGCCATCAATCAGCTGGAGTCATGGTTCACTGAGTGCTGCAGCAGTGTCACTGAGGATAAGCAGCTGACTCTTTGCTGTGTACAGCAAGCG TGGGAAGAGTCACTTTCTGCCTTTTGCAATGAAGAATTCACGATTAAGACCAAGCAGTATCACTGCTGCATGAAGGAAGCTGGAGCAAGATGGGAATGCTTTAAGAAGAATGCACCAGACCAGTCCTACCAGGCCTCTGATCACAAGTCATGGACCAACATCCCTAGCCAAACCTTTAATTTTAACCCTGGTACATGCCAGAAAACAAG ATCAGAGGTAACTCACAGTGCTTTAAGAGAGAAGGGAACACCTGACATCAGCTTTCCTCTTGGCCGCCCTAACTCTGCCAACATAGGATCCATCTGTGCAAATCGCAAGCAGCGCCCTCGTTACCTTTCCAAGTGCCTGCCATCTTCAGACTACGACTGGCTGGCCCGTCAGTCAAAGGCTATCAATGGCCTGGAAAAAGGCTTTAGTCAGTGCTGTAAAGAGAAGAAGGATGAACAGGCGTGTGCTGAGAAGAAG TGGAAGAAGATGGTGGATATGTTCTGTAAGGAAGAGAAGGCGGCCAAAGCCAAACATTTCGACTGTTGCaaaaaggaaagaggagaagaacaATATGACTGTTTTGCTGCTGCCGCTCCCAATCCTGACTACATCCTTGAAGATGCCAGTGGAGCTGCTTCACAAGCACATCCTACCCTAGAGGTGCTCTGTGTCTCAGAGAACTCTCCAGAGACACAGTTCACCCAGAGAGC GTTACAGTTCCCTGAAAGTTTATTTGTTCCTCATTGCTGTCATCTAGTGGAAGAAAACCGATCTGCATGTTTTGAAAGAGAG CTGAACAAATTTGAGAGTAATCTATGTAAAGATGACCAAAATAGTATGCCATGCTGTATGAAGAAAGCCGAGAGCCGCAACAAATGTTTCACCAAGCAGTTGCTTCGCAACATTCCTGATTTAAACAGGATCAGCAGAAATAAGAAATGCCCAATCTCTTCATAA
- the pip5k1ab gene encoding phosphatidylinositol 4-phosphate 5-kinase type-1 alpha isoform X2, with protein sequence MEMATAGSADSGSTAPPGSSGSRKMATPEGPGLSQSMKKTIGHRGVDPTGETTYKKTTSSALKGAIQLGITHTVGSLSQKAERDVLMQDFYVVESIFFPSEGSNLTPAHHHGDFRFKTYAPIAFRYFRELFGIRPDDYLYSLCNDPLIELSNSGASGSIFYVSSDDEFIIKTVQHKEAEFLQKLLPGYFMNLNQNKRTLLPKFYGLYCVQAGGKNIRIVVMNNLLPCSVPMHLKYDLKGSTYKRRASPKEREKGVPTYKDLDFMQDMPEGIQLEPDNYNALSKTIQRDCLLLQSFKIMDYSLLVGIHNVDQACRERLGDSRGAEGAVTPDQRRPQAQKALYSTAMESIQGEARGKGTLDSEDQWGGIPARSSKGERLLVYIGIIDILQSYRFIKKLEHSWKALVHDGDTVSVHRPGFYAERFQRFMCSTVFKKMVKSSPSKKSRSGCQSVVRRLPMGSNGPSSHTLSDPRLLYRTHLTQPDTDADNGMHSGRPDVLPRTISLTGTSSDEFVDTNQSNSSVPTLRSVGVEVHKSASTEPDNSTPQSLGAEALEEQLGNEDAISLKDIIPETNIYF encoded by the exons ATGGAAATGGCCACTGCCGGTTCCGCTGACTCGGGCTCGACTGCCCCCCCAG GGTCTAGTGGAAGTCGAAAGATGGCCACACCAGAG GGTCCAGGGTTGTCTCAGAGTATGAAGAAGACTATTGGCCATCGGGGAGTGGACCCCACAGGAGAGACCACATACAAAAAG ACAACCTCTTCGGCACTGAAAGGAGCCATCCAGCTGGGTATCACCCACACAGTGGGCAGCCTGAGTCAGAAGGCTGAGAGGGATGTTCTCATGCAGGATTTTTACGTGGTGGAGAGCATCTTCTTCCCCAG TGAGGGCAGTAATTTAACTCCTGCACATCACCATGGTGACTTCAGGTTTAAGACCTATGCCCCCATTGCCTTTCGTTACTTCAGAGAACTCTTTGGCATTCGACCCGATGACTATCTG TACTCTCTGTGTAATGATCCCTTGATAGAACTCTCTAACTCTGGAGCCAGTGGCTCTATCTTCTATGTCTCCAGTGATGATGAGTTCATCATTAAAACAGTCCAGCACAAAGAGGCAGAGTTCCTGCAGAAACTGCTCCCTGGTTACTTCATG AACCTAAACCAGAATAAGAGGACCCTGTTGCCCAAGTTTTACGGCCTCTACTGCGTACAGGCAGGTGGCAAGAACATCCGCATTGTGGTGATGAACAATTTGCTGCCATGCTCTGTCCCCATGCACCTCAAATACGACTTGAAGGGCTCAACATACAAGCGGCGTGCCTCACccaaggagagggagaaaggtgTGCCCACCTACAAAGACTTGGATTTCATGCAGGACATGCCTGAGGGCATCCAGCTTGAACCGGATAACTACAACGCCCTCAGCAAAACCATCCAGCGCGACTGTCTG cTGTTGCAGAGCTTTAAGATCATGGACTACAGCTTGCTGGTTGGAATCCATAATGTGGATCAGGCATGTCGAGAGCGTTTGGGGGACAGCAGGGGGGCGGAGGGGGCAGTGACACCTGACCAACGGAGGCCCCAGGCCCAGAAAGCCCTCTACAGTACAGCCATGGAGTCAATTCAGGGAGAGGCTCGTGGAAAGGGCACACTGGACAGCGAGGACCA ATGGGGAGGTATCCCAGCTCGGAGCAGTAAGGGAGAGAGGCTGCTTGTTTATATTGGTATCATCGACATTCTGCAGTCTTACAG ATTCATCAAGAAGTTGGAGCATTCCTGGAAAGCACTGGTTCATGATGGG GACACAGTGTCTGTCCATAGACCCGGCTTCTACGCAGAGCGATTTCAACGCTTCATGTGCAGCACAGTGTTTAAGAAAATGG TGAAGTCGTCCCCATCAAAGAAGAGCCGGAGTGGTTGTCAGAGTGTGGTGAGGAGGCTGCCCATGGGGAGCAATGGCCCCAGCAGCCATACACTGTCTGACCCCCGCCTTCTCTACCGTACCCATCTCACCCAGCCTGATACAGATGCAGACAATG GCATGCATTCAGGAAGACCTGATGTACTCCCAAGGACCATTTCCCTGACTGGAACCTCCAGTGATGAATTTGTAGACACTAACCAGTCCAATTCCTCTGTGCCCACACTCAG GTCCGTAGGGGTGGAGGTGCACAAGTCTGCAAGTACAGAACCTGACAACAGCACCCCCCAAAG TTTGGGAGCTGAAGCTTTAGAGGAGCAGTTGGGTAATGAAGATGCTATTTCTCTCAAAGACATAATTCCAGAGaccaacatttatttt taa
- the pip5k1ab gene encoding phosphatidylinositol 4-phosphate 5-kinase type-1 alpha isoform X1: MEMATAGSADSGSTAPPDLRTPFWRMLASHRGSSGSRKMATPEGPGLSQSMKKTIGHRGVDPTGETTYKKTTSSALKGAIQLGITHTVGSLSQKAERDVLMQDFYVVESIFFPSEGSNLTPAHHHGDFRFKTYAPIAFRYFRELFGIRPDDYLYSLCNDPLIELSNSGASGSIFYVSSDDEFIIKTVQHKEAEFLQKLLPGYFMNLNQNKRTLLPKFYGLYCVQAGGKNIRIVVMNNLLPCSVPMHLKYDLKGSTYKRRASPKEREKGVPTYKDLDFMQDMPEGIQLEPDNYNALSKTIQRDCLLLQSFKIMDYSLLVGIHNVDQACRERLGDSRGAEGAVTPDQRRPQAQKALYSTAMESIQGEARGKGTLDSEDQWGGIPARSSKGERLLVYIGIIDILQSYRFIKKLEHSWKALVHDGDTVSVHRPGFYAERFQRFMCSTVFKKMVKSSPSKKSRSGCQSVVRRLPMGSNGPSSHTLSDPRLLYRTHLTQPDTDADNGMHSGRPDVLPRTISLTGTSSDEFVDTNQSNSSVPTLRSVGVEVHKSASTEPDNSTPQSLGAEALEEQLGNEDAISLKDIIPETNIYF; the protein is encoded by the exons ATGGAAATGGCCACTGCCGGTTCCGCTGACTCGGGCTCGACTGCCCCCCCAG ATCTGAGGACTCCCTTCTGGAGAATGTTGGCCTCTCATAGAG GGTCTAGTGGAAGTCGAAAGATGGCCACACCAGAG GGTCCAGGGTTGTCTCAGAGTATGAAGAAGACTATTGGCCATCGGGGAGTGGACCCCACAGGAGAGACCACATACAAAAAG ACAACCTCTTCGGCACTGAAAGGAGCCATCCAGCTGGGTATCACCCACACAGTGGGCAGCCTGAGTCAGAAGGCTGAGAGGGATGTTCTCATGCAGGATTTTTACGTGGTGGAGAGCATCTTCTTCCCCAG TGAGGGCAGTAATTTAACTCCTGCACATCACCATGGTGACTTCAGGTTTAAGACCTATGCCCCCATTGCCTTTCGTTACTTCAGAGAACTCTTTGGCATTCGACCCGATGACTATCTG TACTCTCTGTGTAATGATCCCTTGATAGAACTCTCTAACTCTGGAGCCAGTGGCTCTATCTTCTATGTCTCCAGTGATGATGAGTTCATCATTAAAACAGTCCAGCACAAAGAGGCAGAGTTCCTGCAGAAACTGCTCCCTGGTTACTTCATG AACCTAAACCAGAATAAGAGGACCCTGTTGCCCAAGTTTTACGGCCTCTACTGCGTACAGGCAGGTGGCAAGAACATCCGCATTGTGGTGATGAACAATTTGCTGCCATGCTCTGTCCCCATGCACCTCAAATACGACTTGAAGGGCTCAACATACAAGCGGCGTGCCTCACccaaggagagggagaaaggtgTGCCCACCTACAAAGACTTGGATTTCATGCAGGACATGCCTGAGGGCATCCAGCTTGAACCGGATAACTACAACGCCCTCAGCAAAACCATCCAGCGCGACTGTCTG cTGTTGCAGAGCTTTAAGATCATGGACTACAGCTTGCTGGTTGGAATCCATAATGTGGATCAGGCATGTCGAGAGCGTTTGGGGGACAGCAGGGGGGCGGAGGGGGCAGTGACACCTGACCAACGGAGGCCCCAGGCCCAGAAAGCCCTCTACAGTACAGCCATGGAGTCAATTCAGGGAGAGGCTCGTGGAAAGGGCACACTGGACAGCGAGGACCA ATGGGGAGGTATCCCAGCTCGGAGCAGTAAGGGAGAGAGGCTGCTTGTTTATATTGGTATCATCGACATTCTGCAGTCTTACAG ATTCATCAAGAAGTTGGAGCATTCCTGGAAAGCACTGGTTCATGATGGG GACACAGTGTCTGTCCATAGACCCGGCTTCTACGCAGAGCGATTTCAACGCTTCATGTGCAGCACAGTGTTTAAGAAAATGG TGAAGTCGTCCCCATCAAAGAAGAGCCGGAGTGGTTGTCAGAGTGTGGTGAGGAGGCTGCCCATGGGGAGCAATGGCCCCAGCAGCCATACACTGTCTGACCCCCGCCTTCTCTACCGTACCCATCTCACCCAGCCTGATACAGATGCAGACAATG GCATGCATTCAGGAAGACCTGATGTACTCCCAAGGACCATTTCCCTGACTGGAACCTCCAGTGATGAATTTGTAGACACTAACCAGTCCAATTCCTCTGTGCCCACACTCAG GTCCGTAGGGGTGGAGGTGCACAAGTCTGCAAGTACAGAACCTGACAACAGCACCCCCCAAAG TTTGGGAGCTGAAGCTTTAGAGGAGCAGTTGGGTAATGAAGATGCTATTTCTCTCAAAGACATAATTCCAGAGaccaacatttatttt taa
- the zgc:92912 gene encoding vesicle-associated membrane protein 1, giving the protein MSAPAPDAAAPAGPPGAPGAPGGEGAPAGGPPPPPNTSSNRRLQQTQAQVEEVVDIMRVNVDKVLERDQKLSELDDRADALQAGASQFESCAAKLKNKYWWKNCKMMIMMGIIGVIVVGIIFLYFFS; this is encoded by the exons AT GTCCGCTCCAGCTCCAGACGCTGCGGCCCCTGCTGGGCCCCCCGGAGCCCCTGGTGCTCCTGGTGGAGAGGGTGCGCCAGCTGGAggtcctcctcctcccccaaaCACCAGCAGTAACCGCCGGCTACAGCAGACACAAGCGCAAGTGGAAGAG GTGGTGGATATCATGCGCGTGAATGTGGATAAAGTCTTGGAGAGGGACCAGAAACTGTCTGAGCTGGACGACAGGGCCGACGCACTGCAGGCTGGGGCATCACAATTTGAGAGCTGTGCTGCAAAGCTGAAGAACAAGTACTGGTGGAAGAACTGCAAG atgatgattatgatgggTATTATTGGAGTCATCGTGGTTGGAATAATTTTCT